One segment of Haloplanus natans DSM 17983 DNA contains the following:
- a CDS encoding serine-rich family protein, translated as MRARWIRALILVVVLVGGVITPVAPVGDAQAAGPSGFVTIPDANVHEDLPVDQSLPISKEDLEGSVMVSDNASTTEIVVTTSERAEGYLDNGTSVGGGSLALVIQDDTNHAGREVAIPADAVEGAIGRIPEAVHGTHEDGSEWTSQVRAQSGLLIFEVPHFSSNTVTFSGEVTVSGSFSDGSSVAYDLSSVDSVSNYSINVTGHATTEWDNQSATGLSPGSSTSLSVAGNAQPTGPADGEPRVTVSPMRRSVSGPSGGDSSTTGQINTAYSTTFYVSESSDTGTSTSVDYAISVEGGSTLATGSITVNGGGSAFPDSAAATETLDTDVPDSSNIVLTLTSNTANHEIESFEVESFYPSSVSVSTGSDSATVTTGTLSSSASVPLDIQTTDTTLTTSFTDGKVDVDIALKEQTKTVDPAVEVNGKTTSYSGVLSDGSTQSLSANTSWVQSGTNTINVSVGTGTLSADAPTPKVGLNYRHKATDEIALSYSADGWTERYNASRTFASTQESPTVTLPFQGTITEITRLEERTDGGSWSSVPSSRYSLDGSQLSVQLDDGDGDGNVDAGTNMSVRVTGRHVRPVNGAITVTDPILPGEDADVEFRINSKSSGFYVDLSGVSTPGVRYTYQESWSNPDSHMIVTASGEKRLKFPNAPEGGSARVTLIPLTVAPETGEAKVSVADPDEPTISLEPGATDGDDVTIRYLEASTGTTYQLYSTSRDRIVAKEEANAGVVSFVEDDSAESLMINTSSSGGGGGGMFGDASTPADYGTGRPVLVMGTLAALVIGLVWATGRTGIRGRQRWVLVGGVSLALGLLSLESLNPGSISRFVGESLGSVLPLAGIAAVVIVGYTVVSWWQSRKKDAATPETKVTFSLGDRKK; from the coding sequence GTGAGAGCTCGCTGGATCCGGGCGCTGATCCTCGTGGTCGTGCTGGTGGGCGGCGTGATCACGCCGGTCGCTCCGGTAGGTGACGCTCAAGCGGCTGGACCGTCGGGCTTCGTCACGATTCCGGACGCAAACGTTCACGAGGATCTCCCGGTGGATCAGTCGCTCCCGATCTCGAAAGAGGATCTCGAGGGCTCAGTCATGGTGAGCGACAACGCCAGTACCACCGAGATCGTGGTGACAACCTCGGAACGAGCGGAGGGGTACCTGGACAACGGGACGAGCGTCGGCGGGGGATCGCTGGCGCTGGTGATCCAGGACGACACGAACCACGCGGGCCGAGAGGTAGCGATCCCGGCAGACGCGGTGGAAGGCGCTATCGGTCGGATCCCCGAGGCGGTCCACGGGACGCACGAGGACGGCTCGGAGTGGACGAGCCAAGTCCGCGCGCAGTCGGGGCTCCTGATCTTCGAGGTGCCGCACTTCTCCAGTAACACCGTGACTTTCAGCGGAGAGGTAACGGTGAGCGGATCGTTCTCCGACGGCTCAAGCGTGGCATATGATCTCTCATCCGTGGATAGCGTCTCTAATTATTCGATCAACGTCACCGGACACGCAACGACAGAGTGGGATAACCAGAGTGCGACCGGTCTCTCTCCCGGCTCGTCGACGAGCCTCTCCGTAGCCGGCAACGCGCAACCGACTGGTCCCGCGGACGGAGAGCCGCGCGTTACGGTTAGTCCAATGAGGCGATCCGTTTCCGGGCCGAGTGGTGGAGATTCCTCAACTACAGGACAGATTAATACCGCTTACAGTACCACGTTTTACGTGTCTGAGTCGTCAGATACTGGTACGTCCACAAGTGTCGATTATGCAATATCGGTCGAGGGAGGATCGACGCTCGCCACTGGATCGATTACGGTCAACGGAGGAGGTAGTGCTTTCCCCGATTCGGCGGCCGCTACGGAAACGCTAGATACTGACGTACCTGATAGCTCTAATATTGTTTTAACTCTCACAAGTAACACCGCAAACCACGAGATAGAATCTTTTGAGGTAGAGTCATTTTATCCGTCATCCGTTTCGGTCTCCACTGGGAGCGATTCGGCTACGGTGACGACCGGCACGCTGTCATCGTCGGCGTCGGTCCCTCTCGACATCCAGACAACCGATACAACTCTCACAACCTCGTTTACTGATGGTAAGGTGGACGTTGATATTGCTCTCAAAGAGCAGACTAAGACCGTGGATCCGGCCGTGGAAGTGAATGGAAAAACTACGAGTTACTCCGGAGTGCTCTCCGATGGATCTACACAATCGCTTTCCGCGAATACCTCGTGGGTCCAAAGCGGCACCAATACCATCAACGTCTCAGTCGGCACCGGCACGCTCTCGGCCGACGCTCCGACTCCAAAGGTGGGGCTCAACTACCGTCACAAGGCAACGGACGAGATCGCGCTATCGTACTCCGCGGACGGGTGGACGGAGCGGTACAACGCGAGCCGCACCTTTGCCTCTACTCAGGAGAGTCCGACGGTCACTCTCCCGTTCCAAGGGACGATTACGGAGATCACGCGCCTCGAGGAGCGGACCGACGGCGGTTCTTGGAGCTCAGTCCCGAGCTCACGCTACTCTCTGGACGGATCACAGCTCTCTGTCCAGCTGGACGACGGTGACGGAGACGGTAACGTAGACGCGGGTACGAATATGTCGGTGCGGGTGACGGGACGGCACGTTAGGCCAGTCAACGGAGCGATCACGGTGACGGATCCGATTCTCCCCGGAGAGGATGCTGACGTGGAGTTCCGAATCAATAGTAAGAGCAGCGGCTTCTATGTTGATCTCTCGGGAGTCTCTACGCCAGGCGTGCGGTACACCTACCAAGAGAGCTGGAGCAACCCGGACTCTCACATGATCGTGACGGCTTCCGGGGAGAAACGGCTCAAATTCCCGAACGCACCGGAGGGCGGATCGGCACGGGTGACGCTAATCCCGCTGACCGTGGCACCGGAGACCGGAGAGGCAAAGGTCTCGGTGGCTGATCCGGACGAGCCCACGATCTCGCTGGAGCCGGGAGCGACCGACGGGGACGACGTTACGATCCGGTACCTCGAGGCGTCCACCGGGACGACGTACCAGCTCTACTCAACGAGCAGGGATCGGATCGTGGCGAAAGAGGAAGCGAACGCGGGAGTGGTCTCGTTCGTAGAGGACGACTCCGCGGAGTCGCTCATGATCAATACCTCGAGCTCCGGTGGCGGGGGCGGTGGGATGTTTGGAGACGCTTCCACTCCAGCTGACTACGGCACCGGGCGGCCGGTGCTCGTGATGGGGACGCTGGCCGCGCTCGTGATCGGGCTCGTGTGGGCGACCGGGCGCACGGGGATCCGCGGGCGTCAGCGGTGGGTGCTCGTGGGCGGTGTCTCGCTGGCGCTCGGGCTGCTCTCCCTGGAGTCGCTCAACCCTGGATCGATCTCTCGTTTCGTCGGGGAGAGTCTCGGGTCGGTGCTCCCGCTGGCGGGGATAGCGGCCGTGGTGATCGTGGGGTACACTGTGGTCTCGTGGTGGCAGAGCCGGAAGAAGGACGCAGCAACTCCCGAGACGAAGGTGACGTTTTCGCTCGGTGATCGGAAAAAATGA